The Brevibacillus brevis genome contains a region encoding:
- a CDS encoding CPBP family intramembrane glutamic endopeptidase, protein MQPEQDRGSISSKNKGMRWWAAVLSSWGIFVVALFAATAVGQTVSRMGGSQLIVHGLQAVLLTSIVVPLLYWLLKKSGRKPFRAIGLSSVKQAVLPCMAGAGLVIILSGSGFAIAEWLGWIHITEFHFSIQLLSTAMLNVVIAFFYEALPEELSFRGAVYSALGERFSRIAALFLQPVLFTLAPVAVTGLHRLTGFEPASISVDYIILLLTFGFILQLLRLVTDSLWTSIGFHLAYLFTTRFIVLQRETRFLTYEEMVPGTGELFIIFVMTLLVGILILLTLGIVRRRTIGWRKTGGYKHV, encoded by the coding sequence ATGCAACCAGAACAGGATAGAGGGTCTATCAGTAGTAAGAACAAGGGAATGAGGTGGTGGGCAGCTGTTTTGTCCAGTTGGGGAATTTTCGTAGTTGCTCTGTTTGCGGCTACCGCCGTTGGACAGACCGTATCGCGCATGGGAGGCTCCCAACTGATCGTACACGGCTTGCAAGCGGTCCTGCTCACATCCATTGTCGTGCCTTTGCTATATTGGCTGCTGAAGAAGTCAGGGCGCAAACCGTTTCGTGCGATCGGGTTGTCGTCGGTAAAGCAAGCTGTCCTCCCGTGTATGGCTGGAGCGGGGCTGGTTATTATCCTTTCCGGTTCGGGTTTCGCTATTGCCGAATGGTTAGGTTGGATACACATAACGGAATTTCATTTCTCGATACAGTTGTTGTCAACAGCGATGTTGAATGTAGTGATCGCCTTTTTCTATGAAGCGTTGCCGGAGGAGCTTTCCTTTCGCGGCGCCGTGTATAGTGCGCTGGGGGAGCGTTTTAGCAGAATCGCCGCTTTATTTCTTCAACCTGTCCTATTCACGCTCGCACCGGTAGCTGTAACCGGACTGCACCGTCTCACAGGATTTGAGCCCGCCTCCATATCAGTCGACTATATCATCTTATTGCTAACCTTTGGGTTCATTCTTCAACTGCTGCGCCTTGTGACGGACAGCTTGTGGACCTCTATTGGCTTTCATCTGGCTTATCTGTTCACCACCCGATTCATCGTCCTTCAGCGGGAGACGCGCTTCCTCACCTACGAAGAAATGGTGCCGGGTACGGGAGAACTATTTATCATCTTTGTGATGACGCTTCTTGTTGGGATTCTTATACTGCTCACGCTAGGTATCGTACGGAGAAGGACCATCGGTTGGCGGAAAACAGGAGGCTACAAGCATGTATAG
- a CDS encoding DJ-1/PfpI family protein, whose translation MKKVCLLLPNGFEAVEASVFTDVIGWNKEEGDGTTELVTVGTRKELKCTWNFTVIPEMVIDDADVNDFDALALPGGFEHAGFYEDAYREDVLAFIREFEKQGKVIASICVGALPLGKSGILQGRKATTYNLNNQLRQKQLAAMGADVIPDQSIVVDNNVITSYNPSTAFDVAFTLLESLTSRENTDNVKRLMGFLV comes from the coding sequence ATGAAAAAAGTGTGCTTGTTATTACCGAATGGCTTTGAAGCAGTAGAGGCTAGCGTATTTACAGACGTAATCGGCTGGAACAAGGAAGAGGGCGACGGAACAACGGAGCTGGTGACGGTGGGAACGCGCAAAGAGTTGAAATGCACGTGGAATTTTACCGTGATCCCCGAGATGGTGATCGACGATGCGGATGTAAATGACTTCGATGCACTGGCACTGCCTGGCGGTTTTGAGCATGCAGGCTTTTATGAAGATGCTTATCGCGAGGACGTTCTCGCTTTCATACGTGAATTTGAAAAGCAAGGCAAAGTGATCGCCTCCATCTGTGTTGGCGCACTGCCCCTCGGGAAAAGCGGGATTTTGCAAGGACGGAAGGCAACGACTTACAACCTAAACAACCAGCTACGGCAAAAACAATTGGCAGCGATGGGCGCAGATGTCATTCCGGATCAATCCATTGTGGTCGACAACAATGTCATCACCTCTTACAATCCATCGACCGCTTTTGATGTGGCATTCACCTTGCTGGAGTCGCTGACATCCCGCGAAAACACCGACAATGTGAAGCGCTTGATGGGGTTTCTTGTATAA
- a CDS encoding LysR family transcriptional regulator — protein MEIRQFQTFKAVVDFNSFTKAAQALQYSQATITSHIQQLEEGMGVPLFDRLGKKIQLTAYGRELYTYVEELLVSYAKIKDISANEQSLQGELRIGASETITIYRLGDILSKYRASYPGVNISFVMDDCIRLREKLHEGLLDIVITLEPQLDDPNLVVEQFSTERLVFIGGRDHSFEKIEDAGEECMVFSGEHCALRRFFQRFLEKREIKPKHHLEFSSMEAIKQSVANGLGVSLMPYISVEALLNEQKVKMIACEEELLFYAQIAYHKNKWLSRAHKKFIDFMLESRYES, from the coding sequence ATGGAGATTCGCCAGTTTCAAACCTTTAAGGCAGTCGTCGATTTCAACAGCTTTACGAAGGCTGCGCAAGCCCTGCAATATTCGCAGGCGACCATTACCTCTCATATTCAGCAGCTGGAAGAAGGAATGGGTGTCCCCTTGTTTGATCGACTCGGAAAGAAAATTCAGTTGACCGCCTATGGCCGCGAGCTGTACACGTATGTCGAGGAGCTGCTGGTCTCCTATGCGAAGATCAAGGATATATCGGCAAATGAGCAATCACTGCAAGGAGAGCTGCGCATCGGAGCCTCGGAGACAATTACGATCTATCGGTTGGGCGACATTTTGTCCAAGTACAGAGCGAGCTACCCGGGCGTAAATATTTCATTTGTGATGGACGACTGCATTCGTTTGCGGGAAAAGCTGCATGAAGGTCTATTGGATATCGTGATCACGCTGGAGCCACAGCTCGATGATCCGAATCTGGTCGTGGAGCAGTTCTCTACGGAACGGCTGGTTTTTATCGGGGGACGCGACCATTCCTTTGAGAAAATAGAGGATGCTGGCGAGGAATGTATGGTTTTCAGCGGAGAGCATTGTGCTCTGCGGCGGTTTTTTCAACGATTCTTGGAAAAAAGGGAGATAAAGCCGAAGCACCACCTGGAATTCTCCAGTATGGAAGCGATCAAGCAGAGTGTGGCGAACGGGCTTGGCGTGAGCTTGATGCCCTATATTAGCGTCGAAGCGTTGTTGAATGAGCAAAAAGTGAAAATGATAGCGTGCGAGGAAGAGCTGTTGTTCTATGCGCAAATTGCCTACCATAAAAACAAGTGGCTCTCACGGGCGCATAAGAAGTTTATTGATTTCATGCTGGAAAGTCGGTACGAAAGCTGA